A genomic segment from Luteolibacter ambystomatis encodes:
- a CDS encoding M23 family metallopeptidase, whose product MFLRRIVSALFLSSALLNAGGEDIRLPTANDFLYKGQLDKFYMYIDRDFEGQKTKAWEGGGYGFVRNPARINGEVVMCKFHEGIDICPMERDKAGNPLDIVNSISDGTVAYVSPVAGASNYGKYVVVEHNWDNTAVYSIYAHLSEITCKPGDPVKCGGPLGKMGFTGAGIDRTRAHVHLEIVLKISDRYDDWNKAIGGAKNAHGNFNGQNFTGVDAARFFIERRSNPGLTFNAFVASTPVHFKVTVPSKGIIPEFARRYNWMLHGDADKAKSWEISFSATGQPVAFNASERIVSGPTITYLKNASVPHQYLTRGLVKGDNGTGSLSIGGKQLVALISDDFPVAPPEKTDKEKTEKPVVVKPLKPKPKPN is encoded by the coding sequence ATGTTCCTCCGCCGCATCGTCTCCGCCCTCTTCCTGTCTTCCGCCCTCTTGAACGCGGGCGGCGAAGACATCCGCCTGCCCACGGCGAACGACTTTCTCTACAAGGGACAGTTGGACAAATTCTACATGTACATCGACCGCGACTTCGAAGGCCAGAAGACGAAGGCCTGGGAAGGCGGCGGCTACGGCTTCGTCCGGAATCCGGCCCGCATCAATGGCGAGGTCGTGATGTGCAAGTTCCACGAGGGCATCGACATCTGCCCGATGGAGCGCGACAAGGCGGGCAACCCGCTCGACATCGTGAACAGCATCTCGGACGGCACCGTGGCCTATGTCAGCCCGGTGGCCGGCGCCAGCAACTACGGCAAGTATGTCGTGGTGGAGCACAACTGGGACAACACCGCCGTTTACTCCATCTACGCCCACCTTTCCGAGATCACCTGCAAGCCGGGTGATCCGGTGAAATGCGGCGGCCCGCTCGGCAAGATGGGATTCACCGGCGCGGGCATCGACCGCACCCGTGCCCATGTCCACCTCGAGATCGTGTTGAAAATCTCCGACCGTTACGACGATTGGAACAAGGCGATCGGCGGAGCGAAGAACGCCCACGGCAATTTCAACGGCCAGAACTTCACCGGCGTGGATGCCGCCCGGTTCTTCATCGAGCGGCGCTCCAACCCCGGACTCACCTTCAATGCCTTCGTCGCGTCCACACCGGTACACTTCAAGGTGACCGTGCCCTCGAAGGGCATCATCCCGGAATTCGCACGCCGCTACAACTGGATGCTCCATGGCGATGCGGACAAGGCGAAGTCCTGGGAGATCTCGTTCAGCGCCACCGGCCAGCCCGTGGCCTTCAATGCCAGTGAACGCATCGTCAGCGGCCCCACCATCACCTATCTCAAGAATGCGTCCGTGCCCCACCAGTATCTCACCCGTGGTCTGGTGAAAGGAGACAATGGCACCGGCTCGCTCAGCATCGGCGGCAAGCAGCTTGTCGCCCTGATCAGCGATGACTTCCCGGTCGCTCCGCCGGAGAAAACCGACAAGGAGAAGACGGAGAAACCTGTCGTCGTCAAACCGTTGAAGCCGAAGCCCAAGCCCAACTGA
- a CDS encoding DUF7133 domain-containing protein: MTNRLVLTALCVPVLAFAQQGNRKGHDNMSPIIPLDQVPKAPVLPVQEALKAFQVAPGFVIEPFASEPMIVEPVAVDFDPAGRAWICEMIGYMPDLDGKGEDVPMGRIVVLEDTNHDGKADKRTVFLEKVLLPRAVAVFPDGVLFVDNYRLLWVKRDGLKSVGEPEEVAKDWIAGGKGGNPEHKSNGLVRNLDNWLYNAKSDKRVRRIDGKWVVETTENRGQWGISHDDYGRLYYNDNSTFLWGNLVAPNLLLGNPGVNLKVKDFTQLGPNATWPIRVTPGVNRGYIAKSNGYNEETLDPKTFKLINATAASGPVIYRGTNFPAEWYGRGLSPEPSANLVKAIQITDSNGRLSGSHPFGKTEWLASTDERFRPVNLYNAPDGTVWMLDMHHGLLQHKTYMTTYLREQYSSRLLDKPADGLGRIYRVRYKSGPLETATDLTKLDGEALVKMLVHKNGWHRDMAQRLLIERGDASVVPLLEKLASIEGFPIGSINALWTLEGLGKLTAAPVASALGSKDPKVVCSALWVSTKLPDAEFRKLADRIVKLQPANDEVKIYLARALGPVGTPEAFAKLADLVSKDGKESLVKAAAYSGLKGRLEDFKKATAGKITDTTFLAWVDQGLKGPVVAVSGAGLTGEHLESFNRGKAMYVGEAACFGCHGPDGQGLPNLGPPLDKSEYVTGSPERLAKILLHGLSGPVTVNGETYTPAGEMPALYPNPAMTDAKLADVATYVRHEWTNTAAQVKPEVFTKVRAATKDQVGRPYTEATLK; this comes from the coding sequence ATGACCAACCGATTGGTTCTCACCGCCCTCTGTGTTCCCGTTCTTGCCTTCGCCCAACAAGGCAACCGCAAGGGACACGACAACATGTCGCCCATCATTCCCCTCGATCAGGTGCCGAAAGCTCCGGTCCTGCCGGTCCAGGAGGCTCTGAAGGCCTTTCAGGTCGCGCCGGGCTTCGTGATCGAGCCCTTTGCCAGCGAGCCGATGATCGTCGAGCCGGTGGCCGTGGATTTCGATCCCGCCGGTCGCGCTTGGATCTGCGAAATGATCGGCTACATGCCGGATCTGGATGGCAAGGGTGAGGATGTGCCGATGGGCCGAATCGTGGTGCTGGAAGACACCAATCATGATGGCAAGGCGGACAAGCGCACCGTCTTCCTGGAGAAGGTGCTGCTGCCCCGCGCGGTGGCGGTGTTCCCGGACGGCGTCCTCTTCGTGGACAACTACCGGCTGCTGTGGGTGAAGCGTGACGGTCTCAAATCCGTGGGTGAACCCGAGGAAGTGGCCAAGGACTGGATCGCCGGTGGCAAGGGTGGCAACCCCGAGCACAAGTCGAACGGCCTCGTCCGCAACCTCGACAACTGGCTCTACAACGCCAAATCGGACAAGCGTGTCCGCCGTATCGATGGCAAGTGGGTCGTAGAGACCACCGAAAACCGCGGCCAATGGGGCATCTCCCACGACGATTACGGCCGCCTCTACTACAACGACAACTCCACCTTCCTGTGGGGCAATCTGGTCGCGCCGAACCTGCTGCTCGGCAATCCGGGCGTAAACCTCAAGGTGAAGGACTTCACCCAGCTCGGACCGAACGCCACCTGGCCGATCCGTGTCACCCCGGGCGTAAACCGCGGCTACATCGCGAAATCGAACGGCTACAACGAGGAAACGCTCGACCCGAAAACCTTCAAGCTCATCAACGCCACCGCCGCCTCCGGTCCCGTGATCTACCGCGGCACCAATTTCCCGGCGGAGTGGTATGGCCGCGGCTTGTCTCCGGAGCCTTCCGCCAACCTTGTGAAGGCTATCCAGATCACGGACTCGAATGGCAGACTCAGCGGCAGCCATCCTTTCGGCAAGACCGAGTGGCTGGCCTCCACCGACGAGCGCTTCCGCCCGGTCAACCTCTACAACGCGCCGGATGGCACCGTATGGATGCTCGACATGCACCACGGCCTTCTGCAGCACAAGACCTACATGACCACCTACCTGCGTGAGCAATACTCCAGCCGTTTGCTGGACAAGCCCGCAGATGGGCTGGGGCGCATCTACCGCGTCCGCTACAAAAGCGGTCCGCTCGAAACCGCCACGGATCTCACCAAGCTCGATGGCGAGGCGCTGGTGAAAATGCTCGTCCACAAGAACGGCTGGCACCGTGACATGGCGCAGCGGCTCCTGATCGAACGCGGCGATGCCTCGGTGGTGCCCTTGCTGGAGAAGCTTGCAAGCATCGAAGGCTTCCCGATCGGATCGATCAACGCGCTGTGGACCTTGGAAGGTCTCGGCAAGCTCACCGCCGCTCCGGTGGCAAGCGCCCTGGGATCGAAGGATCCGAAGGTGGTCTGCTCGGCGCTGTGGGTTTCGACCAAACTGCCGGACGCCGAGTTCAGGAAACTGGCCGACCGGATCGTGAAACTCCAGCCCGCCAATGACGAGGTGAAGATCTATCTCGCCCGCGCATTGGGGCCCGTGGGCACTCCGGAAGCCTTCGCCAAATTGGCGGACCTCGTCTCGAAGGACGGCAAGGAGTCGCTGGTGAAAGCCGCAGCCTACTCGGGTCTCAAGGGGCGTCTTGAAGACTTCAAGAAAGCCACGGCAGGCAAGATCACCGACACCACGTTCCTGGCATGGGTGGATCAAGGCCTGAAGGGACCGGTTGTGGCCGTCTCCGGTGCCGGACTGACCGGCGAGCATCTGGAGTCCTTCAATCGCGGCAAGGCGATGTATGTGGGTGAAGCCGCCTGCTTCGGCTGCCACGGTCCGGATGGCCAGGGTCTGCCGAATCTCGGACCGCCGCTCGACAAGTCCGAGTATGTCACCGGCAGCCCGGAGCGCCTTGCCAAGATCCTGCTTCACGGACTCAGCGGTCCGGTGACAGTGAACGGCGAGACCTATACTCCGGCTGGAGAAATGCCGGCGCTGTATCCGAATCCCGCGATGACCGATGCCAAGCTCGCCGACGTGGCCACCTACGTCCGCCACGAGTGGACGAACACCGCCGCGCAGGTGAAGCCGGAGGTGTTCACCAAGGTCCGCGCCGCCACCAAGGACCAGGTCGGCCGCCCTTACACGGAAGCCACGCTGAAATAA
- a CDS encoding RidA family protein, producing MSDNTLAKIESLGLKLPSVPAPIAAYVNCVRTGNLLFLSGGLPIDGDRKIIGQVPGQVSIEEAYEGARIIILNRIAIIRDEIGSLDKVKRIVTLNGFVSSAPDFYDHPKVVNGASELLVEIFGDRGKHSRTALGVSALPLNVAVEINLIVEVED from the coding sequence ATGTCTGACAACACCCTCGCCAAGATCGAGTCCCTCGGCCTCAAGCTGCCGTCCGTCCCCGCCCCCATCGCCGCGTATGTGAACTGCGTCCGCACCGGCAATCTCCTGTTCCTCTCCGGTGGTCTGCCCATTGATGGCGACCGCAAGATCATCGGCCAGGTGCCGGGGCAGGTTTCCATCGAGGAAGCCTATGAAGGCGCACGCATCATCATCCTCAACCGCATCGCCATCATCCGTGATGAGATCGGTTCGCTGGACAAGGTGAAGCGCATCGTCACTCTCAATGGTTTCGTCAGCTCCGCTCCGGACTTCTATGATCATCCGAAGGTGGTGAATGGCGCGTCCGAGCTTCTTGTCGAAATCTTCGGCGACCGCGGCAAACACTCCCGCACCGCCCTCGGTGTCAGCGCGCTGCCACTGAATGTGGCCGTGGAGATCAACCTCATTGTTGAGGTTGAGGACTGA
- a CDS encoding TatD family hydrolase: MFIDAHNHLHDPRLGDPAPVIAEMRASGIDACMVNATCEDDWPLVEALAMEHPDFVLPAYGVHPWKAHLAAPGWEDRLHALLDRSPGAAIGECGLDRWVKEPDIAVQSPVFEAQLRLAREFDRPVVIHCLKAWQPLFESFGRMQPPRRFLMHSFNGSIETARRLIPLGAYFSFSGYFLQARKAEVVETFRQLPPDRILIETDAPDMLPPDAFITHPLEGANHPANLSAIARGFAAAMGLDSPGIAVRTTENFCRFFRG, from the coding sequence ATGTTCATCGATGCCCACAATCATCTGCATGATCCGCGTCTCGGTGATCCGGCGCCGGTGATCGCGGAGATGCGTGCGAGCGGCATCGACGCCTGCATGGTCAACGCGACATGCGAGGATGACTGGCCGCTGGTTGAAGCCCTGGCTATGGAGCATCCGGACTTCGTGCTTCCAGCCTACGGCGTCCATCCATGGAAGGCCCATCTGGCGGCACCGGGATGGGAGGACCGTCTGCACGCGCTGCTGGACCGTTCACCCGGAGCGGCCATCGGCGAGTGTGGTCTGGACCGCTGGGTGAAGGAACCGGACATCGCAGTACAGTCGCCGGTATTCGAAGCCCAGTTGCGGCTTGCCCGCGAATTCGACAGACCGGTGGTGATCCACTGCCTGAAGGCGTGGCAGCCGTTGTTCGAATCGTTCGGGCGGATGCAGCCTCCACGACGCTTTTTGATGCATTCGTTCAATGGCTCAATCGAAACCGCACGACGATTGATTCCGCTGGGTGCCTACTTCTCGTTCTCCGGTTATTTTCTCCAAGCACGGAAGGCGGAAGTGGTGGAGACATTCCGACAACTCCCTCCTGATCGCATCCTGATCGAGACGGACGCCCCGGACATGCTGCCCCCGGATGCCTTCATTACCCACCCGTTGGAAGGGGCCAACCACCCGGCTAATCTGTCGGCCATCGCGAGAGGATTCGCTGCGGCCATGGGGCTGGATAGCCCCGGAATCGCAGTGCGGACCACGGAGAACTTTTGCCGTTTCTTCCGCGGCTGA